One window from the genome of Malus domestica chromosome 01, GDT2T_hap1 encodes:
- the LOC139196460 gene encoding uncharacterized protein — protein MSTPCYLQGNGQAEASNKTILDCLKKTLLDKKGKWPDELPGVLWAYTTKRRATGNTLFSLAYGFEVIIPSNVVVPSINTVLPNLEQNEKEMATNLDLAEEEREKVITCIAAYQQHLLSNYNKRKKFDSSSQET, from the coding sequence ATGTCCACGCCCTGTTACCTACAGGGCAACGGGCAGGCCGAAGCGTCCAACAAGACTATCCTCGACTGCCTTAAGAAGACCCTCTTAGACAAGAAGGGCAAGTGGCCAGATGAGCTCCCAGGTGTTTTATGGGCATATACCACCAAAAGGAGAGCAACCGGCAATACTCTATTCTCCTTGGCGTATGGTTTTGAGGTGATCATTCCTTCCAACGTTGTAGTGCCAAGCATCAATACTGTACTGCCGAACCTCGAGCAGAACGAAAAGGAGATGGCTACCAACTTAGACTTGGCAGAGGAAGAGCGCGAGAAGGTTATCACCTGTATCGCAGCTTATCAACAACATCTTCTCTCCAActacaacaaaaggaaaaaattcGACAGTTCCAGCCAGGAGACCTAG